The following proteins are co-located in the Pyrobaculum calidifontis JCM 11548 genome:
- the moaA gene encoding GTP 3',8-cyclase MoaA has protein sequence MLSDRVGRPFLKMRYVVDDECNYNCLFCHFEGQQRRQGSTLTAEDYEFASYVFSKLGVYDFKLTGGEPLLRRDIDKIVEAIARVAAVSITTNGLLLRRWVDRLYKAGLRKINVSIHTADPEKYSKVVGAPTWAFKEVLRGLQESRNRGLAIKLNAVVLRGINTDDKSVKELVKLAASLDASLQFIELMPSGSGLKVFGDYYEPIETIAEIVTRLGGRPLSLRKELHNRPLYKLGGVTIELIKNYNNPTFCSGCTTMRLTSDGKLKTCIYAEPAVDLAPYIKNRDVEGMVYAVKTALASREPRFHIYASK, from the coding sequence GTGCTTAGTGATAGGGTTGGCAGGCCGTTTTTGAAAATGAGATATGTCGTCGATGACGAGTGCAACTACAACTGTCTCTTTTGTCATTTTGAGGGCCAGCAGAGGCGGCAGGGTTCGACGCTTACGGCTGAGGACTACGAATTTGCCTCATACGTGTTTTCAAAGCTCGGCGTCTACGATTTTAAGTTGACAGGAGGTGAGCCGTTGCTCAGGCGAGACATAGATAAAATAGTTGAAGCAATAGCGAGGGTCGCCGCCGTGTCAATAACCACTAATGGGCTTCTCCTGAGGAGGTGGGTGGACAGGCTGTATAAGGCTGGGCTTAGGAAGATAAACGTCTCTATACACACGGCGGATCCTGAGAAATATTCCAAGGTCGTGGGAGCTCCTACGTGGGCTTTTAAAGAGGTCCTACGCGGGCTTCAGGAGAGCAGAAATAGAGGTCTGGCAATTAAGCTAAATGCCGTTGTATTAAGGGGCATTAACACTGATGATAAAAGCGTTAAGGAGCTGGTGAAATTAGCCGCATCGCTTGACGCATCGCTGCAGTTCATAGAGCTCATGCCCTCCGGAAGTGGGCTAAAGGTGTTTGGCGACTATTACGAGCCAATAGAGACGATAGCAGAGATAGTGACGAGACTGGGCGGCAGGCCTCTCTCCCTGAGAAAAGAGTTGCACAATAGGCCGTTGTACAAACTCGGCGGCGTCACCATAGAGCTCATAAAGAACTACAACAACCCCACGTTCTGTAGCGGCTGTACTACCATGAGACTCACAAGCGATGGCAAGCTTAAGACCTGTATATACGCCGAGCCTGCGGTGGACTTAGCTCCGTACATCAAGAACAGAGACGTCGAGGGCATGGTGTACGCGGTAAAGACAGCTCTTGCGAGTAGAGAGCCTAGATTCCACATATACGCTTCTAAATGA
- the eno gene encoding phosphopyruvate hydratase — MEIKDVAIRKIFTGRGDLTVEVEVATEDFVAKAAAPAGASRGANEVVYFPEEGIDAAIAAFERLVAPEVVGLDVSEPYVVDGKLEEVDGTARFERIGGAVAIATSFASAEAGAASLGLPLFSFIGGAYARRLPLPLGNVIGGGKHSRGLGPDIQEFLAIPLNPPDIFTAIYTNVEIHKRALKGILKVDASFTGGKNDEGAWTPRISSRTALRILKETAEEVGKEVGVEVGIGVDVAASSLWNGERYVYKNEGVERGPREQLEFIAKLIEEFDLVYVEDPFHEEDFQSFAELTDRFRDRLIVGDDLFVTNPDRIRHGGRLKAATGVIIKPDQIGTLLRAHTAVSTAREYGLKIVVSHRSGDTEYKTLAHVAVGFGAEVIKTGIMGGERTAKLNELIRIGEYLGRWGNISRIR; from the coding sequence ATGGAGATCAAAGATGTTGCGATAAGGAAGATTTTCACGGGGAGGGGCGACTTAACGGTTGAGGTGGAGGTGGCCACTGAGGACTTTGTGGCCAAGGCCGCGGCGCCGGCCGGGGCGTCTAGGGGGGCCAACGAAGTTGTGTACTTCCCTGAGGAGGGCATCGATGCGGCAATTGCGGCGTTTGAGCGGCTGGTGGCGCCAGAGGTGGTGGGGCTAGACGTGAGCGAGCCATATGTGGTAGATGGGAAGTTGGAGGAGGTGGACGGCACTGCGAGGTTCGAGCGTATAGGGGGCGCCGTTGCCATAGCTACCTCGTTTGCCTCGGCTGAGGCTGGTGCCGCGTCTCTTGGGCTTCCCCTCTTCTCCTTCATTGGCGGGGCTTATGCCAGGAGGCTCCCGCTCCCCCTGGGCAACGTGATAGGAGGGGGGAAGCACAGCAGAGGCCTCGGCCCAGATATACAAGAGTTCTTGGCGATACCGCTGAATCCCCCCGACATCTTCACAGCTATTTACACAAACGTAGAAATTCACAAGAGGGCTCTCAAGGGGATCTTGAAGGTGGACGCGAGTTTCACCGGTGGGAAAAACGACGAGGGGGCTTGGACGCCTCGCATATCCTCTCGCACCGCCTTGAGGATATTAAAAGAGACGGCAGAGGAGGTGGGTAAGGAGGTGGGCGTTGAGGTGGGGATCGGCGTAGATGTAGCCGCCTCTAGTCTCTGGAACGGCGAAAGGTACGTCTACAAAAACGAGGGGGTTGAGAGGGGGCCTAGGGAGCAGTTGGAGTTTATCGCGAAGCTGATCGAGGAGTTCGACTTGGTATATGTAGAGGACCCGTTCCATGAAGAGGACTTTCAATCCTTTGCAGAGCTCACCGACCGTTTTAGAGACAGGCTCATAGTCGGCGATGACCTGTTTGTAACAAACCCCGACAGGATAAGGCACGGCGGCAGACTTAAGGCCGCGACTGGCGTAATTATTAAGCCTGACCAAATAGGCACGCTACTCCGCGCCCATACAGCCGTGTCAACAGCCAGGGAGTACGGGCTGAAGATCGTGGTATCGCACAGATCTGGCGACACTGAGTACAAGACACTTGCACACGTCGCCGTTGGTTTTGGAGCCGAGGTCATAAAAACTGGGATTATGGGCGGCGAGAGGACGGCCAAATTGAACGAGCTCATTAGAATAGGGGAGTACTTAGGCAGGTGGGGGAACATATCGCGAATTAGGTAA
- a CDS encoding FHA domain-containing protein, translating to MPWRCPICGTENRDDALTCRVCGAYKPEATTKRMGQPPREEVSGVVVIEVLESPVEPLVGKKFEFRVNSPGTIITVGRSVENQVVVPDPLVSRRHLRLIVTQNGIVVEDLGSSNGTYLLTEGGERLVKVENVGKSAVLRIGRTKLRIVA from the coding sequence GTGCCCTGGAGATGTCCCATCTGCGGCACTGAGAACCGCGACGACGCGTTGACATGTAGAGTGTGCGGAGCCTATAAGCCCGAGGCAACTACAAAGAGGATGGGCCAGCCGCCGAGGGAGGAGGTCAGCGGCGTAGTTGTAATAGAGGTGTTGGAAAGCCCCGTGGAGCCCCTCGTGGGGAAAAAGTTTGAGTTTAGAGTCAACTCGCCCGGCACGATTATCACCGTGGGGAGGTCTGTGGAAAACCAAGTGGTGGTGCCAGACCCCCTGGTCTCGAGAAGACACTTAAGGCTCATAGTGACGCAGAACGGCATAGTAGTAGAGGACTTGGGCAGCAGCAACGGCACATATCTATTGACGGAGGGGGGAGAGCGGCTAGTAAAGGTGGAGAACGTTGGAAAAAGCGCCGTGTTACGCATAGGGAGGACCAAGCTTAGAATCGTTGCTTGA
- the rpsB gene encoding 30S ribosomal protein S2, which produces MAEEAQYEYLVPLEKYLSAGVRLGTRLSNKYLEERGFIYAVRPDGLRIFDIKKIDERLRIAAKLIARYPPDRVLVHTTRPYGFKPVQMFCKFVGCKALTGRFIPGMLTNPNLSNYLEVDLLFVVDPRLDSQAVAEAAKMGIPVVALVDTDTPHQYIDFMIPCNNKGRKSLALIFWVLARQVLRERGELKPDQDLPVPPEEFETRLVQT; this is translated from the coding sequence ATGGCCGAGGAGGCGCAGTATGAGTATCTCGTGCCGCTGGAGAAATACTTAAGCGCAGGCGTGAGATTGGGAACGCGGCTCTCCAATAAGTACCTAGAGGAGAGGGGCTTCATATACGCGGTTAGGCCAGACGGTTTGAGGATCTTCGACATTAAGAAAATCGACGAGCGGCTGAGAATTGCGGCCAAACTCATCGCGAGGTATCCGCCCGACAGAGTGTTAGTACATACCACAAGGCCCTACGGCTTCAAGCCAGTGCAAATGTTCTGCAAATTTGTCGGATGCAAAGCTCTCACAGGCAGATTTATACCAGGCATGTTGACTAACCCCAATCTCTCAAACTACCTTGAGGTAGACTTGCTATTCGTAGTAGACCCGAGACTAGACTCCCAAGCCGTCGCCGAGGCGGCCAAGATGGGGATACCCGTGGTGGCGCTTGTAGATACAGACACGCCGCATCAATACATCGACTTCATGATCCCCTGCAACAACAAGGGGAGGAAGAGCCTGGCGCTCATCTTCTGGGTTTTGGCTAGGCAGGTTCTTAGAGAGAGAGGCGAGCTTAAGCCTGACCAAGACCTCCCTGTCCCGCCCGAGGAGTTTGAGACGAGACTTGTACAAACTTAA
- a CDS encoding peptidylprolyl isomerase: MPLSKGDYILLDYTVVSKDDNKVVETTVEAVAKEAGIYRPENVYGPRLIVLGETQLWEPVENALLSIDEGQDFEVEVPPEKAYGVRDPNKVKVVSIREFHRHGIVPQVDDVVEYEGQRARVVSISGGRVVLDFNHPLAGKAFIVRGRVVKKLTTVEEKALALLKLYLPRISEEKVKVAVEGDVITLQLPAEVLLYERIGGILLQYVSEVSTRFPEVRRVRFIEEVEVRS; encoded by the coding sequence ATGCCTCTGTCCAAGGGCGACTACATACTTCTGGACTACACGGTGGTGTCTAAAGATGACAACAAAGTAGTTGAGACGACGGTGGAGGCCGTGGCCAAGGAGGCCGGCATCTACAGGCCCGAGAACGTGTACGGACCCCGCCTCATCGTCCTGGGCGAGACGCAACTTTGGGAGCCGGTGGAGAACGCCTTGCTGTCCATAGACGAGGGGCAAGACTTCGAGGTAGAGGTGCCGCCTGAGAAGGCCTATGGAGTAAGAGACCCGAACAAGGTCAAGGTTGTCTCTATTAGGGAATTCCACCGCCACGGCATTGTTCCACAGGTAGACGATGTTGTGGAGTACGAGGGGCAACGGGCGCGGGTGGTGTCGATCTCGGGAGGACGCGTGGTGTTAGACTTCAACCACCCGCTGGCCGGCAAGGCGTTTATTGTCAGAGGACGTGTAGTAAAGAAGCTAACTACAGTGGAAGAGAAGGCGTTGGCTCTGTTAAAGCTGTATTTGCCTAGGATTTCTGAGGAGAAGGTCAAGGTGGCTGTTGAAGGCGATGTAATAACACTGCAACTGCCAGCCGAGGTATTGCTCTACGAGCGGATTGGTGGTATTCTTCTCCAGTACGTCTCAGAAGTTTCTACTCGTTTTCCAGAGGTGAGGCGTGTTAGGTTTATAGAGGAGGTTGAAGTAAGGAGTTAA
- the amrB gene encoding AmmeMemoRadiSam system protein B, protein MRIRKPAVAGYFYESRADELQARIEWSIKHEIGPKAPVLPKLGTEALGGVVPHAGYMYSGPVAAWLYSALAGYGAPTTFVIIGPNHYGIGAPVAIMKSGAWETPFGRVEIDEELASLIASNYREIEDDAHAFSKEHSIEVQLPFIQYYFKNVKFVPIAVWRQTLSTSRELGKAIAKALREYKRRVYLLASSDFNHYEPHDVTVKKDDMAIGKILELDEAGLFDVASRFDISICGIGPIASVIVAAKELGFSNAALLKHATSGDTSGYRDETVGYASILFYK, encoded by the coding sequence ATGCGTATTAGAAAGCCCGCCGTAGCCGGTTACTTCTACGAGTCGAGGGCCGACGAGTTGCAGGCGCGGATTGAGTGGTCTATTAAACACGAGATTGGGCCCAAGGCCCCCGTCTTGCCTAAACTCGGGACCGAGGCCCTAGGCGGCGTGGTTCCACACGCCGGATATATGTACTCAGGGCCTGTGGCCGCGTGGCTGTACTCGGCCCTGGCAGGTTACGGCGCGCCCACAACCTTCGTTATCATTGGCCCAAACCACTACGGCATAGGCGCCCCCGTGGCAATTATGAAGTCTGGGGCTTGGGAAACCCCCTTCGGCCGTGTGGAGATAGACGAAGAGCTCGCCTCGCTGATAGCGTCGAACTATAGGGAGATTGAAGACGATGCCCACGCCTTTTCTAAGGAGCACTCAATCGAGGTACAGTTGCCGTTTATCCAGTACTACTTCAAAAACGTCAAGTTTGTGCCCATAGCGGTGTGGAGACAGACGCTGTCTACGTCGCGCGAGTTGGGAAAGGCAATTGCCAAAGCCCTGAGAGAGTACAAGAGGCGAGTGTACTTATTGGCGAGTAGCGACTTCAACCACTACGAGCCCCACGACGTCACCGTTAAAAAAGACGACATGGCGATAGGCAAAATCTTGGAGTTAGACGAGGCTGGGCTCTTCGATGTGGCGTCTAGATTCGACATATCGATATGTGGAATAGGGCCCATAGCGTCGGTGATAGTTGCGGCGAAAGAGCTGGGGTTCTCCAACGCGGCCTTGCTCAAGCATGCGACTTCTGGCGACACGAGCGGCTATCGCGATGAGACGGTTGGCTACGCCTCAATCCTCTTCTATAAATAA
- a CDS encoding Ntn hydrolase family protein, with product MTTTVGIVAKDGVVLATDKRVTAGYYIAHKAGEKIWKIDDHVAATMSGGVADLQSVLSFLSLRAREYRVEHKRPIPIRALVNYVSLLLFYSRPYIYLVHSIVGGVDAEEGPVLYMVDWLGTVTKEKYIATGSGSPYAKGALEVAYREDLTIDEAVELAIRAVKAAIRNDPGSGEGIDVVTITKSDGFRRVFTTQQKIIIPE from the coding sequence ATGACCACCACTGTTGGCATAGTGGCTAAAGACGGCGTAGTTCTTGCCACCGACAAGCGGGTCACCGCCGGCTACTACATTGCACACAAGGCCGGCGAAAAGATCTGGAAAATCGACGACCACGTGGCGGCCACGATGTCGGGGGGCGTGGCAGACCTGCAGTCCGTCTTATCCTTTCTCTCGCTACGCGCGCGGGAATACCGCGTTGAGCACAAGAGGCCTATACCAATACGCGCGTTGGTAAACTACGTCTCTCTACTCCTGTTCTACTCTCGCCCATATATCTACCTTGTACACTCAATAGTAGGCGGCGTAGACGCGGAAGAGGGCCCTGTCCTCTACATGGTGGATTGGCTTGGCACTGTGACCAAGGAGAAGTACATAGCGACTGGCAGTGGGTCTCCCTATGCCAAAGGCGCTTTGGAGGTGGCGTATAGAGAGGATCTTACAATCGACGAGGCTGTGGAGTTGGCCATCAGGGCAGTAAAGGCGGCCATTAGAAACGACCCAGGCTCTGGCGAGGGCATAGACGTAGTTACCATAACCAAGAGCGACGGCTTTAGGCGGGTGTTTACAACACAGCAGAAAATCATAATTCCAGAGTAG
- a CDS encoding winged helix-turn-helix domain-containing protein, protein MVVRIKSRIWVDKDGQELIGPGIYSILKAIEETGSIASAARKLGYSYKFVWTYIKRLEDVLGVPLVESKRGGKERGVTELTEVGKILLNYYESMSREVEEVLKRWEQKFSNLVETLQTAVAEVEKEEEIPYYEEE, encoded by the coding sequence GTGGTTGTTAGAATAAAGAGCCGCATATGGGTTGATAAAGATGGGCAAGAGTTGATAGGGCCCGGCATCTACAGCATATTAAAGGCAATTGAGGAGACGGGCTCAATAGCATCGGCGGCGAGGAAGCTGGGCTACTCATATAAATTCGTGTGGACGTATATAAAGCGGCTTGAGGACGTCTTAGGCGTCCCCCTCGTGGAGTCTAAGAGGGGGGGCAAGGAGAGGGGCGTAACCGAGTTGACGGAGGTGGGAAAAATCTTGTTAAACTACTACGAGTCCATGAGTAGAGAAGTGGAGGAGGTGTTAAAGCGGTGGGAACAGAAGTTTTCAAACTTGGTAGAGACTCTACAAACGGCAGTGGCAGAAGTGGAAAAAGAGGAAGAGATCCCGTATTACGAGGAGGAGTAG
- a CDS encoding 50S ribosomal protein L2 has translation MGKRILVQRRGRGGSQFRSPSWKRDGPVRYPPNISGRGIVVEILHEPGLNAPVAKIRMENGVEFFNYAAEGLYVGQVIQVGPDAPPAVGNVLPLGKIPEGTMVFNVEKRFGDGGKFARSGGTYALVIGQRPEENKTIVRLPSGRVIEVDARGRATIGIVAGGGRVEKPFVKAGKKYHRARAKSWKYPTVRGKAMSPYAHPHGGGSHQKGGTPVPKTAPPGQKVGFIGSRCTGRGCVRARAQQKQ, from the coding sequence ATGGGTAAGCGCATTTTGGTACAGCGGCGCGGAAGAGGCGGCTCGCAGTTTAGGTCGCCCAGTTGGAAGCGGGACGGCCCTGTCCGTTACCCTCCTAACATCTCGGGGAGGGGCATTGTCGTAGAGATATTACATGAGCCAGGCCTCAATGCGCCTGTGGCGAAAATCAGAATGGAGAATGGGGTCGAGTTTTTCAACTACGCTGCTGAGGGCCTCTACGTAGGGCAGGTAATACAGGTGGGCCCCGACGCGCCGCCCGCCGTGGGGAACGTGTTGCCGCTTGGTAAAATTCCGGAGGGTACCATGGTGTTTAACGTTGAGAAGCGGTTTGGGGACGGGGGGAAGTTTGCCAGGTCTGGAGGTACGTATGCCCTGGTAATTGGTCAGAGGCCTGAGGAGAATAAGACAATTGTCCGTCTTCCCAGTGGCAGAGTGATTGAGGTTGACGCAAGGGGTAGAGCTACGATTGGCATTGTGGCTGGCGGAGGGAGGGTTGAGAAGCCGTTTGTAAAAGCTGGCAAGAAGTACCACAGGGCTAGGGCTAAGTCTTGGAAGTATCCGACTGTGAGAGGCAAGGCGATGTCGCCTTATGCCCACCCGCATGGCGGTGGGTCTCACCAGAAGGGCGGCACGCCGGTTCCAAAGACCGCGCCGCCTGGCCAGAAGGTCGGGTTTATTGGCTCGCGTTGTACTGGCAGAGGCTGTGTAAGAGCTAGGGCTCAGCAGAAACAGTAA
- a CDS encoding serine/threonine-protein kinase, whose amino-acid sequence MVLWQMSAVLLAVLAWALYSRYVSLFWVVISATLLLISSGLLASLNTALIGLVVLRGIFDRYRREILTLFISLLIVKIVFITELYLDERLPLVYYLLDGVFTATSAFMLSAYSFKPPRLKYAQVLAFPASALSSLLTLPESVVLGILVALLDTPPYVAAALAAANAAYLYVVGDTALFLPPLLFTVAYVIAYKRVLFIAEKPPAGWLYSWLGGRYKVVKLLGVGGFSYVLAVKRGGKIYAAKILRYTDDYGVPLAGDEKVLAFFGQEMNRYLEIKSERIVKAYEVYLPAVGYKDLRHYMRDPPYILLEYMRGTLRDVLRIKKTLPVPQVVEMFKQLAAGLYDIHRHNVVHLDIKPENIMFGEGGVVKIGDMGIAKVVAGGYVHSSYMSPAYAAPELKRGVASFASDVYSLACVIYEALTGINPNVFVENGYPVPPPSSYNKEVPPWLDELLLKMLAPDPARRPSAAEVLKALEGR is encoded by the coding sequence GTGGTGTTGTGGCAAATGTCGGCTGTGCTTCTTGCAGTCTTGGCGTGGGCTCTCTACAGCAGATATGTTTCACTCTTCTGGGTCGTCATATCGGCTACGTTGCTTCTCATCTCCAGCGGGCTTTTGGCGTCGTTGAACACGGCGTTGATCGGGTTGGTAGTACTTAGGGGAATTTTTGATAGATATAGAAGAGAAATACTTACTCTATTTATTAGTTTACTAATTGTAAAAATTGTTTTTATAACTGAACTTTATTTAGACGAAAGGCTCCCGCTTGTGTACTACCTCTTAGATGGAGTATTCACAGCAACTTCTGCGTTTATGTTGTCTGCCTACAGTTTTAAGCCGCCTCGCCTTAAGTATGCCCAAGTTCTAGCTTTCCCTGCCTCTGCCCTCTCTTCTCTTCTTACATTGCCAGAGTCTGTCGTTTTAGGAATACTGGTAGCCCTATTGGACACGCCTCCGTATGTCGCCGCGGCGCTGGCGGCGGCTAATGCCGCATATCTATACGTCGTGGGGGACACCGCGCTCTTTCTCCCACCGTTGCTGTTCACAGTGGCATATGTTATAGCGTACAAGAGGGTGTTGTTTATAGCGGAGAAGCCGCCGGCGGGCTGGCTCTACTCGTGGCTTGGGGGTAGGTACAAGGTGGTTAAACTGCTCGGCGTGGGCGGGTTCAGCTACGTGCTCGCGGTTAAACGCGGTGGCAAAATCTATGCAGCTAAGATACTTCGCTATACGGACGACTACGGAGTTCCCCTGGCCGGAGACGAGAAGGTGCTCGCCTTCTTTGGCCAAGAGATGAATAGGTATCTTGAGATAAAGTCGGAGAGAATAGTCAAGGCGTATGAGGTGTATCTGCCAGCGGTTGGGTACAAAGACTTGCGCCACTACATGAGAGACCCGCCCTACATCTTGCTTGAGTACATGAGGGGAACCTTGAGAGACGTGCTTAGGATTAAGAAAACTCTGCCAGTGCCGCAGGTGGTGGAGATGTTTAAACAGCTCGCCGCCGGCCTATACGACATACATAGGCACAACGTCGTCCACTTAGACATAAAGCCGGAGAACATCATGTTTGGAGAGGGCGGAGTAGTCAAAATAGGCGACATGGGGATAGCGAAGGTTGTGGCCGGGGGGTATGTGCATAGTAGCTATATGTCTCCTGCATACGCGGCTCCGGAGCTTAAGAGAGGCGTGGCCTCCTTTGCCTCAGACGTATACTCGCTTGCTTGCGTCATCTACGAGGCTTTAACGGGGATAAACCCAAACGTCTTCGTGGAAAACGGATACCCGGTGCCTCCGCCCAGCTCTTACAACAAAGAGGTGCCCCCTTGGCTGGACGAGCTGTTGTTAAAGATGCTGGCGCCGGACCCAGCCCGGAGACCTAGCGCAGCTGAGGTTCTGAAAGCGTTGGAGGGGCGCTGA
- a CDS encoding pyruvate kinase: MGKASAKPLTKRVLTLGPATDALSIGEVFRFLDLADGVRINLAHATPGEVEARVRTVRTYEAERGRPLALVVDLRGPSVRVGKTPPISVERGQEVVFKPGRESDGSFIPVPELFFAVVEPGDVVLMLDGKLRMRVVSAGPGAARALAESSGVVESGKAVVIEGKDFDLPSPTDDDIETLRGIAHLAREVDYVSVSLARGCGDVEKARAILRELGFESQVAVKIETRRAVEALEELAQCGDYLVVARGDLGLHYGLESLPVVQRRVVYTALRLGKPVAVATQLLDSLQSYPTPTRAEVNDVFTTASMGVDSVWLTNETASGRYPIEAASWLTKILNAVEYHVPQRPLPNGVRDRFAKALVELAEDLGADILIYSMSGALARRVAKFRPLQLVYVGTPSMKTARALSVVWALEPHHIPAPSYEEGLAKLIAMRGKAPYVATYGIRGGEHVIKLFIEED; this comes from the coding sequence ATGGGCAAGGCCTCTGCAAAGCCGCTTACGAAGAGAGTTTTGACGCTGGGCCCGGCGACCGACGCCTTGTCGATAGGCGAGGTGTTCCGCTTCTTAGACTTGGCAGACGGCGTTAGGATAAACTTGGCACATGCCACCCCCGGCGAGGTAGAGGCGCGGGTGCGGACGGTTAGGACCTATGAGGCAGAGAGGGGGCGCCCCCTGGCCCTCGTCGTAGACTTGAGGGGGCCAAGCGTCCGAGTTGGAAAAACGCCTCCAATAAGCGTGGAGAGGGGGCAAGAGGTGGTATTTAAGCCTGGACGCGAGTCCGACGGCAGTTTTATACCAGTGCCAGAGCTCTTCTTCGCGGTTGTAGAGCCTGGCGATGTGGTCTTAATGCTTGACGGCAAGTTGAGGATGAGGGTCGTCTCGGCGGGGCCCGGCGCCGCTAGGGCGTTGGCTGAGTCGAGCGGCGTTGTTGAAAGCGGCAAGGCTGTGGTGATTGAGGGCAAGGACTTCGATCTGCCCTCGCCCACCGACGACGACATAGAGACACTACGGGGGATTGCCCACCTCGCCCGCGAAGTGGATTACGTGTCTGTGAGCTTGGCCAGGGGCTGTGGAGATGTAGAAAAGGCGAGGGCTATCTTGAGGGAGCTTGGGTTTGAGAGCCAGGTGGCGGTCAAAATTGAGACAAGGCGGGCCGTCGAGGCGTTAGAGGAGTTGGCCCAATGTGGCGACTACTTGGTCGTGGCCAGGGGCGACTTAGGCCTCCACTACGGGCTTGAGTCTCTGCCCGTTGTACAACGCAGAGTTGTCTACACCGCGCTGAGGCTGGGGAAGCCAGTCGCCGTGGCCACACAACTGTTAGATTCCCTCCAGAGTTACCCAACGCCCACAAGGGCCGAGGTCAACGACGTGTTCACGACTGCCTCCATGGGAGTTGACAGCGTTTGGCTTACCAACGAGACCGCCAGCGGGAGATACCCCATTGAGGCTGCCAGCTGGCTTACAAAAATTCTCAACGCGGTGGAGTACCACGTGCCTCAGCGCCCTCTCCCCAATGGCGTGAGAGATAGATTCGCAAAAGCGCTTGTAGAACTGGCAGAAGATCTTGGGGCAGACATCCTCATATACAGCATGAGCGGGGCGCTGGCAAGGCGAGTGGCCAAGTTTAGGCCTCTGCAGCTTGTCTACGTGGGCACTCCAAGCATGAAGACTGCACGTGCGCTGTCGGTGGTGTGGGCTTTAGAGCCCCACCACATACCCGCCCCCAGCTACGAGGAGGGGCTCGCGAAGCTTATAGCCATGAGGGGGAAGGCGCCTTATGTGGCCACATATGGGATAAGAGGGGGCGAGCACGTCATTAAGTTATTTATAGAAGAGGATTGA
- a CDS encoding 30S ribosomal protein S17e, whose protein sequence is MGRVKPKFIKSLAEKLLEAYPDRFTESFKENKKAVAELADIPSKTVRNKVAGYITRLVKRQKAKEKAEQAA, encoded by the coding sequence ATGGGTCGCGTGAAGCCGAAGTTTATAAAGTCGCTTGCGGAGAAGCTTTTAGAGGCGTACCCCGACAGGTTTACCGAGAGCTTTAAAGAAAACAAGAAGGCGGTGGCCGAGCTCGCAGATATACCCAGCAAGACTGTGCGCAACAAAGTGGCTGGATACATTACTAGACTTGTGAAACGGCAGAAGGCAAAGGAAAAGGCTGAGCAAGCCGCGTAG